From Vibrio artabrorum, a single genomic window includes:
- a CDS encoding ATP-dependent Lon protease — protein MIVSPATAVSVPLIAPSVNVQTEQVARDNKVREPVAPAVALAKTNAERKVKSDDKRRQQSAWDPSDHPGYEMENESEANSISQEEPQDPFERLFNLLALRTYSADQGKGYTMRFRLPKHVLDAAIQEGQMEKRRKVIKYHYGHAVAPHASSGMLVVL, from the coding sequence ATGATTGTGTCACCTGCAACAGCAGTGAGTGTGCCATTAATCGCCCCATCTGTTAATGTGCAAACCGAGCAAGTTGCGCGTGATAATAAAGTTCGAGAACCCGTTGCTCCCGCCGTAGCATTGGCGAAAACCAATGCAGAGCGAAAGGTGAAATCGGACGATAAGCGAAGGCAGCAGTCGGCTTGGGATCCTTCAGACCATCCTGGTTATGAAATGGAGAACGAGTCAGAGGCCAATTCGATTAGCCAAGAAGAGCCACAAGATCCTTTTGAGCGGTTGTTCAACTTATTGGCATTGAGAACATACAGTGCTGACCAAGGAAAGGGCTATACCATGCGTTTCCGCCTGCCAAAGCATGTTTTAGATGCGGCGATTCAAGAGGGACAGATGGAGAAACGACGTAAGGTCATAAAATATCATTATGGTCATGCTGTTGCGCCTCATGCTTCATCAGGAATGCTGGTTGTTTTATAA
- a CDS encoding Tex family protein, translating to MSQAICRLIAEELNVRSEQVTAAVNLIDDGNTVPFIARYRKEVTGGLDDTQLRNLDSRLSYLRELDDRRQTILKSIQDQGKLTPELEREITQADSKTRLEDLYLPYKPKRRTKGQIAIEAGLEPLADMLWNEPQHDPETEAAHFISSDKGIADTKAALDGARAIIMERIAEDANLLEKVRQHLNRNAELVARVVAGKEHEGEKFKDYFEHNETLNKVPSHRALAMLRGRNEGFLTLAMNADPEQEEGVRGSYCESIISDHYGITLSSAPADAWRKQVISWAWRIKVSMHMETELMGAMKERAEIEAIEVFATNLKDLLMAAPAGPRATLGLDPGLRTGSKIAVVDSTGKVLATETIYPHPPQKQYDKSAHVVEQLVRQFNVDLIAIGNGTASRETDSFVADVIKRGNLTAQKIIVSEAGASVYSASELAAKEFPNMDVSIRGAVSIARRLQDPLAELVKIDPKSIGVGQYQHDVSQTMLAKRLDAIVEDCVNAVGVDVNTASAALLTRVAGLSSTIAQNIVDFRDENGRFEARTTLKKVARLGPKAFEQCAGFLRIMDGKNPLDASSVHPEAYPVVKTIAEKNQKDIKSLVGNTAFLRGLHAVDYTNDSFGVPTVTDIIKELDKPGRDPRPEFKTATFADGVNSMSDLEPGMILEGVVSNVANFGAFVDIGVHQDGLVHISALTDRFVSDPREVVKAGDIVKVKVMEVDVQRKRIALSMRMKDEPGQDNRAQRSTAPRAQNRPNQNSQGGQRRREEPQQNAAMGGAFAAAFAKAKK from the coding sequence ATGAGCCAAGCTATCTGTCGACTGATTGCTGAAGAACTGAATGTTCGTTCAGAACAAGTCACCGCCGCAGTAAACCTAATTGATGACGGTAACACTGTTCCCTTTATTGCCCGCTACCGTAAAGAAGTCACAGGTGGCTTAGACGATACCCAACTGCGTAACCTCGATAGTCGTCTTTCTTACCTTCGCGAACTCGACGATCGTCGTCAAACGATTCTAAAATCAATTCAAGACCAAGGTAAACTCACGCCAGAATTAGAGCGAGAGATCACGCAAGCCGACAGCAAGACTCGCCTAGAAGACTTATACCTACCATACAAGCCAAAGCGTCGTACCAAAGGTCAGATCGCGATTGAAGCGGGCCTAGAACCCCTGGCCGATATGCTATGGAACGAGCCACAGCACGATCCTGAAACCGAAGCGGCTCACTTCATCAGCAGCGACAAAGGCATTGCTGACACCAAAGCAGCACTCGATGGCGCACGTGCGATCATCATGGAACGCATTGCAGAAGACGCGAATCTGCTTGAGAAGGTTCGCCAACACCTAAACCGCAATGCTGAGCTAGTCGCTCGTGTCGTCGCAGGCAAAGAGCATGAAGGCGAGAAGTTTAAAGACTACTTCGAACACAACGAAACGCTAAACAAAGTGCCTTCGCACCGAGCGCTTGCCATGCTACGAGGCCGTAATGAAGGCTTTCTAACGTTAGCAATGAACGCCGATCCAGAGCAAGAAGAAGGTGTACGTGGTTCCTACTGTGAGAGCATCATCTCAGACCACTACGGCATTACCTTAAGCAGCGCGCCTGCCGATGCATGGCGTAAGCAAGTGATTAGTTGGGCATGGCGTATCAAGGTGTCTATGCACATGGAAACCGAATTGATGGGCGCGATGAAAGAACGTGCTGAAATCGAAGCGATTGAAGTGTTTGCCACCAACTTAAAAGATCTTTTAATGGCAGCGCCGGCTGGCCCTCGAGCAACCTTAGGCTTGGATCCCGGTTTACGTACCGGTTCAAAAATCGCGGTCGTGGATTCAACCGGTAAGGTTCTGGCGACAGAAACCATTTACCCTCACCCACCACAAAAGCAATACGACAAATCAGCCCACGTGGTTGAGCAACTGGTTCGTCAATTTAATGTTGATCTGATTGCCATTGGTAACGGTACCGCTTCACGCGAAACCGACAGCTTTGTGGCTGACGTAATTAAACGCGGCAATCTAACAGCGCAAAAGATCATTGTCAGCGAAGCCGGCGCATCGGTGTATTCTGCGTCTGAGTTAGCAGCAAAAGAGTTCCCGAACATGGACGTGTCGATCCGTGGTGCGGTATCTATCGCTCGCCGCCTACAAGATCCACTGGCAGAATTGGTGAAGATTGACCCTAAATCGATCGGTGTGGGCCAATACCAACACGACGTTAGCCAGACCATGCTTGCTAAGCGCCTAGATGCGATTGTCGAAGACTGTGTAAACGCGGTTGGTGTGGACGTGAATACCGCTTCTGCTGCGCTGTTGACTCGTGTTGCTGGCCTTTCGAGCACCATCGCTCAGAACATCGTGGATTTCCGTGATGAAAACGGTCGCTTTGAAGCACGTACTACCTTGAAAAAGGTTGCACGTTTGGGGCCAAAAGCCTTTGAACAGTGTGCTGGTTTCCTCCGTATTATGGATGGTAAGAACCCACTGGATGCATCCTCGGTTCACCCAGAAGCTTACCCTGTCGTCAAAACCATTGCCGAGAAAAACCAAAAAGACATCAAGTCTCTGGTGGGTAACACAGCGTTCTTACGTGGTTTACACGCCGTGGATTACACCAATGACAGTTTTGGTGTACCAACCGTAACTGACATCATCAAAGAGCTCGATAAGCCGGGTCGTGACCCTCGCCCAGAATTCAAGACGGCCACCTTCGCCGATGGCGTCAACAGCATGTCTGATCTAGAACCGGGCATGATCTTAGAAGGTGTGGTTTCGAACGTAGCGAACTTTGGTGCCTTCGTTGATATTGGGGTTCACCAAGACGGCTTAGTGCATATTTCAGCGTTAACTGACCGCTTTGTCTCTGATCCACGTGAAGTGGTGAAAGCGGGAGATATCGTCAAAGTGAAGGTCATGGAAGTGGATGTTCAGCGTAAACGTATTGCGCTCAGCATGCGTATGAAAGATGAACCAGGACAAGACAACCGTGCACAACGCTCAACTGCACCTCGCGCACAAAACCGCCCGAACCAAAACTCACAAGGTGGACAACGTCGCCGTGAGGAGCCGCAACAAAACGCGGCGATGGGGGGCGCTTTTGCGGCTGCCTTTGCTAAAGCGAAGAAATAA
- the greB gene encoding transcription elongation factor GreB, with protein sequence MKTNLITREGYERLTAELNFLWREDRPEVTKKVTWAASLGDRSENADYQYNKKRLREIDRRVRYLRKRLDQVKVVDYSPQQEGKVFFGAWVEIENDAGDIKTFRIVGPDEIYGGVKNYVSIDSPMARALLKKEVDDEFTVNTPEGDKEWFINAIHYTEN encoded by the coding sequence ATGAAAACAAACCTAATTACTCGCGAAGGTTATGAAAGACTTACCGCTGAGCTCAATTTTTTGTGGCGAGAAGACCGTCCCGAGGTCACCAAAAAAGTAACTTGGGCTGCTAGCCTTGGTGATCGCAGTGAAAACGCAGACTATCAATACAACAAAAAACGCCTTCGAGAGATCGATCGACGGGTTCGTTATCTAAGAAAACGGCTTGATCAGGTTAAGGTCGTGGATTACTCACCACAGCAAGAAGGCAAAGTGTTTTTCGGAGCTTGGGTCGAGATTGAGAATGATGCTGGTGATATCAAAACATTCCGTATTGTTGGCCCCGATGAGATCTATGGCGGCGTGAAAAATTACGTGTCTATCGATTCACCGATGGCGCGCGCTCTGCTCAAAAAAGAAGTGGATGATGAGTTTACGGTAAACACACCGGAAGGCGACAAAGAGTGGTTCATCAATGCCATTCACTACACAGAGAATTAA
- the ompR gene encoding osmolarity response regulator transcription factor OmpR — protein MQENYKILVVDDDARLRALLERYLSEQGFQVRSVANSEQMDRLLTRENFHLMVLDLMLPGEDGLSICRRLRNANNSLPILMLTAKGDEVDRIVGLEVGADDYLPKPFNPRELLARIKAVMRRQVIEAPGAPSSEESVVEFGEFRLNLGTREMFRGEEPMPLTSGEFAVLKSLVMNAREPMSRDKLMNMARGREYSAMERSIDVQISRLRRLVEEDPSKPRYIQTVWGLGYVFVPDGKAV, from the coding sequence ATGCAAGAAAACTATAAAATTTTAGTGGTCGATGACGACGCTCGATTACGTGCATTGTTAGAGCGCTATTTGTCAGAGCAGGGCTTTCAAGTGCGTAGCGTGGCAAACAGTGAGCAGATGGACCGCCTGTTAACTCGTGAAAATTTTCACTTGATGGTATTGGATTTAATGTTGCCGGGTGAAGATGGTCTATCGATCTGTCGCCGTCTACGAAATGCCAATAACTCTCTCCCTATCTTAATGTTGACGGCAAAGGGCGATGAAGTGGATCGTATCGTGGGTTTGGAAGTCGGAGCAGATGATTACCTACCCAAACCATTTAACCCGCGTGAGCTATTAGCGCGTATTAAAGCGGTGATGCGTCGCCAAGTGATTGAAGCGCCGGGGGCGCCAAGCTCGGAAGAGTCTGTGGTTGAGTTTGGTGAGTTTCGCTTAAACCTAGGCACTCGAGAGATGTTTCGTGGTGAAGAACCTATGCCGCTGACTTCTGGTGAGTTTGCGGTGCTCAAGTCGCTCGTGATGAATGCTCGTGAGCCTATGTCTCGTGATAAATTGATGAACATGGCTCGTGGCCGTGAGTATTCAGCAATGGAGCGTTCTATCGATGTTCAGATTTCACGCCTGCGTCGTCTTGTTGAAGAAGATCCAAGTAAACCTCGTTATATCCAAACGGTATGGGGTTTGGGGTATGTATTTGTTCCTGATGGCAAAGCGGTTTAA
- the envZ gene encoding two-component system sensor histidine kinase EnvZ, which yields MRIRSSFTQSIVLFLTLLVASQIFSYYAVFNYALMPSLQQFNKILAHELNIVLNQGDEIDLDIDVPLRQRVLEQLGVTVHAKDSQAADEYYHAVSIDLMSEEMTKELGSETEVRLISGKDSYVLWMDIAKLPNSLIRIPLSELQEEDFAPLFRNSLVMALLIVVGGWLFIRLQNRPLITLEKAAQGVGRGEIPPPLPVQGAQEIRSVTRAFNQMSKGIQELEEDRALLMAGISHDLRTPLTRIRLATEMMSPEDSYLADGIISDTEECNEIISQFMDYLKPVDRSSFQAVFVDDIAREVSSSEGGYEVQIETDIPQSMKPALGNPIAMKRAVSNLVVNALRYGNGWVKVSTGMTADNKLAWVTVEDNGPGIPQDQIGKLFEPFTRGDTARGSEGTGLGLAIVKRIVSQHQGAVVVNNRSEGGLKAQISFPVKP from the coding sequence ATGCGCATACGTAGCTCCTTTACTCAGTCGATAGTGCTCTTCTTAACCCTATTGGTTGCCAGCCAAATTTTTTCTTATTATGCGGTGTTCAATTATGCACTGATGCCGAGTTTACAGCAGTTTAATAAGATCTTAGCCCATGAGCTAAATATCGTATTGAACCAAGGAGATGAAATCGATTTAGATATTGATGTGCCATTGCGTCAGCGCGTGCTTGAGCAGTTAGGTGTCACCGTTCATGCTAAAGATAGCCAAGCGGCGGATGAGTATTATCATGCTGTCTCGATTGACCTGATGAGCGAGGAGATGACCAAAGAGCTGGGCTCAGAAACGGAAGTGCGTCTGATTTCGGGCAAAGACAGCTATGTGCTATGGATGGATATTGCAAAGTTACCGAATTCCTTGATTCGTATTCCGCTGTCAGAGTTACAAGAAGAAGATTTCGCTCCTCTCTTTCGTAATAGTTTAGTCATGGCGCTGTTGATTGTAGTGGGGGGGTGGTTGTTTATTCGACTGCAAAATCGCCCGTTAATTACATTGGAAAAAGCGGCGCAAGGTGTTGGGCGCGGTGAAATACCCCCGCCGCTGCCAGTGCAAGGTGCACAAGAAATTCGTTCAGTCACTCGAGCTTTTAATCAGATGTCGAAAGGCATCCAAGAACTGGAAGAAGACCGAGCGTTATTGATGGCGGGGATCAGTCACGATCTACGTACACCATTGACTCGTATTCGTTTGGCGACGGAGATGATGTCACCAGAAGACAGCTATTTAGCGGATGGGATCATCAGTGACACTGAAGAGTGTAATGAAATCATCAGTCAGTTTATGGATTACCTTAAACCTGTCGATCGATCATCATTCCAAGCCGTGTTTGTCGATGATATTGCTCGTGAGGTGTCCAGTTCTGAAGGGGGTTACGAGGTGCAGATTGAAACCGATATTCCACAGTCAATGAAGCCTGCGCTAGGTAACCCAATCGCGATGAAACGTGCGGTGAGTAACTTGGTGGTGAATGCGCTGCGTTACGGCAATGGTTGGGTTAAGGTGTCGACCGGTATGACGGCCGATAATAAGCTCGCTTGGGTGACGGTGGAAGATAATGGCCCGGGTATCCCACAAGACCAGATCGGTAAGTTGTTTGAACCCTTTACGCGTGGTGACACGGCTCGTGGCAGTGAAGGGACCGGCTTAGGCTTGGCGATCGTTAAACGCATTGTTAGTCAGCACCAAGGAGCCGTGGTGGTTAATAACCGAAGTGAGGGTGGTTTGAAGGCGCAGATCAGTTTCCCGGTTAAGCCCTAG
- the recG gene encoding ATP-dependent DNA helicase RecG, with translation MSQLLSAIPLNSLSGVGAKVAEKLEKVGLNNVQDLLFHLPLRYEDRTRIYPIVKLHAGLWAAVQGKVMHVDTIFGKRKMLAVKISDGNGTITLRFFNFTAGMKNNFAEGKQVHAYGEIKRGNMGLEIVHPDYKFFAPRQQPDVEANLTPVYPTTEGLRQVTLRNLTDQALELIDKAAVNELLPSGLYNQQMPLAQALHTIHRPPPGIDLEQFDEGKHPAQLRLIMEELLAQNLSMLSVRSKGQQDKAMPFPPVNTLKDKLLAQLPFSPTHAQARVTKEIEADLEKPHPMMRLVQGDVGSGKTLVAALAAVRALEHGQQVALMAPTELLAEQHAINFANWFETMGIQVGWLAGKLKGKARETELARIASGEAQMVVGTHALFQEHVEFKNLGFVIIDEQHRFGVHQRLELREKGAKQGYYPHQLVMTATPIPRTLAMTAYADLETSIIDELPPGRTPIQTVAIPDTKRDDIVERVRNACLNEGKQAYWVCTLIDESEVLEAQAAADTAEELQRKLPDVKIGLVHGRMKPAEKQSVMQEFKENKLHLLVATTVIEVGVDVPNSSLMIIENPERLGLAQLHQLRGRVGRGSVASHCVLLYHSPLSKTAQKRLGVLRESNDGFVIAQRDLEIRGPGELLGTKQTGLADFKIADLVRDQRLIPEVQRIARHIHDSYPDNAKAIINRWLGERDVYSKA, from the coding sequence ATGTCACAGCTTTTATCTGCTATCCCTCTCAACTCTTTATCTGGAGTCGGCGCAAAAGTCGCAGAGAAATTGGAAAAGGTTGGGCTTAACAATGTACAAGATCTGCTGTTTCATCTGCCGTTACGCTATGAAGATCGAACGCGTATTTATCCAATCGTAAAACTGCACGCTGGCCTTTGGGCTGCTGTACAAGGCAAAGTCATGCACGTCGATACCATTTTTGGTAAACGTAAGATGCTCGCAGTAAAGATCAGCGATGGAAACGGCACTATCACGCTGCGCTTTTTTAACTTTACCGCAGGAATGAAAAATAACTTTGCCGAAGGCAAACAAGTGCATGCCTACGGTGAGATCAAGCGCGGTAATATGGGACTGGAAATCGTCCACCCTGACTACAAGTTCTTTGCCCCAAGGCAGCAACCAGATGTAGAAGCGAACCTAACTCCGGTGTACCCAACCACCGAAGGGCTAAGACAAGTCACACTGCGCAACCTCACAGACCAAGCGCTCGAGCTGATAGATAAGGCGGCGGTAAACGAGCTGCTTCCATCTGGTTTATACAACCAACAAATGCCTCTCGCACAAGCGCTGCATACCATTCACAGACCACCTCCAGGTATTGACCTAGAGCAGTTTGATGAAGGAAAACACCCTGCTCAATTGCGCCTGATTATGGAAGAGCTACTGGCTCAAAACCTATCGATGTTGTCCGTTCGTAGTAAAGGGCAACAAGATAAAGCAATGCCATTTCCTCCAGTAAATACGCTGAAAGATAAGTTGTTGGCTCAACTGCCATTTTCGCCGACCCATGCTCAAGCACGAGTCACTAAAGAGATCGAAGCGGACTTGGAAAAGCCGCACCCTATGATGCGTTTAGTGCAGGGAGATGTGGGCTCAGGTAAAACCTTAGTCGCTGCGCTGGCGGCTGTTCGCGCACTCGAACATGGTCAGCAAGTCGCACTGATGGCACCAACGGAACTACTCGCAGAGCAACACGCGATTAATTTTGCTAACTGGTTTGAAACAATGGGTATTCAAGTTGGCTGGCTGGCTGGCAAACTCAAAGGCAAAGCTCGTGAAACGGAATTGGCGCGTATTGCCAGTGGTGAAGCGCAAATGGTGGTCGGTACTCATGCACTGTTCCAAGAGCATGTCGAGTTCAAAAACCTTGGCTTCGTCATCATTGATGAGCAGCACCGATTTGGCGTCCACCAGCGACTAGAGCTGCGTGAAAAAGGCGCTAAGCAGGGCTACTACCCCCATCAGTTGGTGATGACCGCAACCCCAATTCCACGAACACTCGCCATGACCGCCTATGCCGATCTCGAAACCTCAATCATTGATGAGCTACCACCGGGTCGAACGCCGATTCAAACCGTAGCAATTCCTGATACTAAACGTGACGACATTGTCGAGCGCGTGCGTAATGCCTGTCTCAATGAGGGAAAACAAGCGTACTGGGTGTGCACACTGATTGATGAATCTGAAGTATTGGAAGCGCAAGCTGCAGCTGACACCGCAGAAGAGCTGCAACGAAAACTGCCAGACGTAAAAATTGGCTTAGTGCATGGTCGAATGAAACCTGCCGAGAAACAATCGGTAATGCAAGAGTTCAAAGAGAACAAACTGCACCTATTGGTTGCCACAACCGTTATCGAGGTGGGTGTAGATGTACCGAATTCGAGCTTAATGATCATCGAGAACCCAGAGCGCCTCGGCCTCGCACAACTGCACCAACTGCGTGGCCGTGTTGGCCGTGGTTCAGTCGCAAGCCATTGTGTACTGCTGTATCACTCACCGCTGTCTAAGACCGCTCAGAAGCGCTTAGGCGTACTACGTGAAAGTAACGATGGTTTTGTCATTGCACAGCGTGACTTAGAGATCCGTGGCCCCGGAGAGCTGCTTGGGACTAAGCAGACGGGCTTAGCGGACTTCAAGATCGCCGACCTCGTTCGTGACCAACGTTTGATCCCAGAAGTGCAGCGTATCGCGCGTCATATTCATGATAGCTACCCAGACAATGCCAAAGCGATCATCAACCGTTGGTTGGGCGAGCGCGATGTTTATTCGAAGGCGTAA
- the spoT gene encoding bifunctional GTP diphosphokinase/guanosine-3',5'-bis pyrophosphate 3'-pyrophosphohydrolase, giving the protein MYLFDSLKDVAQEYLTEPQIEALRQSYVVARNAHEGQTRSTGEPYIIHPVAVSRILAEMRLDIETLQAALLHDVIEDCDVTKEDLEEKFGNTVAELVDGVSKLDKLKFRDRKEAQAENFRKMVLAMVQDIRVILIKLADRTHNMRTLGALRPDKKRRIARETLEIYSPLAHRLGIHNIKTELEELGFEALYPNRYRVLKNVVKAARGNRKEMIQRIHSEIEGRLEEVGLPARVLGREKNLFSIYNKMKTKEQRFHTIMDIYAFRVVVDTPDTCYRVLGQAHSLYKPRPGRMKDYIAVPKANGYQSLHTSMIGPHGVPVEVQIRTEDMEQMADKGVAAHWSYKGNGSRSSNGTTAQVKAQRWMQSLLELQQSAGNSFEFIENVKSDLFPDEIFVFTPKGRIVELPAGATAVDFAYAVHTDVGNMCVGARVDMNPYPLSKSLKNGQTIEIISAPGARPNAAWLNYVVTSRARTKIRQVLKTMRREESITLGRRLLNHALGEHSIADIGQENIDHVLSDLRLANLEDLLASIGLGELMSIVIARRLLGDADELTEVENNSGIPKKKLPIRGAEGLLLTFAKCCHPIPGDHIIAHVSPGRGLVVHRETCPNVRGYQKEPDKYMAVEWSDDYSQEFTAELQVDLQNHHGALAELTNVISKTGSNIHGISTEERDGRLYTVTILLTTKDRVHLASIMKKLRVMPHALKVRRRKN; this is encoded by the coding sequence TTGTATCTATTCGATAGCCTCAAAGACGTTGCCCAAGAATACCTAACAGAGCCTCAAATTGAGGCTCTGCGTCAATCTTATGTGGTAGCGAGAAACGCCCATGAAGGGCAAACCCGTTCAACGGGTGAACCATACATTATCCACCCTGTTGCTGTTTCAAGAATTCTGGCAGAAATGCGCCTGGATATCGAAACCCTGCAGGCTGCTCTGCTTCATGATGTCATTGAAGACTGTGATGTCACTAAAGAAGATCTAGAAGAAAAGTTTGGCAATACTGTTGCTGAATTGGTTGATGGTGTATCTAAGCTGGATAAGCTTAAATTTCGTGATCGCAAAGAAGCGCAAGCAGAGAACTTTCGTAAGATGGTTCTCGCTATGGTGCAAGACATCCGCGTTATCTTGATCAAATTAGCTGACCGTACTCACAACATGCGCACGCTTGGGGCACTTCGTCCAGACAAAAAGCGTCGTATAGCTCGTGAAACTCTCGAAATTTATTCTCCGCTCGCTCACCGTCTTGGTATTCATAACATTAAGACCGAGCTCGAAGAGCTGGGGTTCGAAGCCCTTTATCCTAACCGTTATCGCGTACTAAAAAACGTAGTGAAAGCTGCACGTGGTAATCGTAAGGAGATGATCCAACGCATCCATAGCGAAATCGAAGGCCGCCTTGAAGAAGTCGGGTTACCTGCTCGCGTACTTGGCCGTGAAAAGAACCTGTTCTCCATCTACAATAAGATGAAAACCAAAGAGCAGCGCTTCCACACCATTATGGACATCTACGCTTTCCGCGTCGTAGTGGATACCCCTGATACTTGCTATCGCGTACTTGGCCAGGCTCACAGTCTGTACAAACCACGCCCTGGCCGCATGAAAGATTATATTGCGGTGCCAAAGGCCAATGGCTACCAATCTCTGCATACGTCTATGATCGGCCCGCACGGAGTGCCTGTTGAGGTCCAGATCCGTACGGAAGACATGGAGCAAATGGCCGATAAAGGTGTCGCGGCGCACTGGTCTTATAAAGGTAATGGCTCGCGCAGTAGTAATGGGACAACCGCACAGGTCAAAGCGCAACGTTGGATGCAAAGCTTACTTGAGCTGCAACAAAGCGCAGGTAACTCATTCGAATTCATTGAAAATGTAAAGTCTGATCTGTTCCCAGATGAGATCTTCGTGTTCACGCCGAAGGGTCGCATTGTCGAACTTCCCGCTGGCGCAACAGCGGTCGATTTTGCTTACGCGGTCCATACCGACGTCGGTAACATGTGTGTCGGCGCTCGTGTAGACATGAACCCTTACCCACTCAGCAAATCGCTGAAGAATGGCCAAACCATTGAGATCATCAGTGCGCCGGGCGCACGTCCAAATGCGGCATGGCTCAATTACGTGGTGACATCGCGTGCACGTACTAAGATTCGTCAAGTTCTGAAAACGATGCGTCGTGAGGAGTCGATCACGCTCGGTCGTCGCCTACTGAACCACGCACTTGGCGAGCACTCTATTGCCGATATCGGTCAAGAAAATATCGATCACGTACTGTCTGATCTTCGCCTAGCCAACCTCGAAGACTTGCTCGCATCAATTGGTCTTGGTGAGTTGATGAGTATCGTTATAGCTCGTCGTCTACTGGGTGATGCTGACGAACTGACTGAAGTTGAAAATAACAGCGGCATACCAAAGAAAAAGCTTCCTATTCGAGGGGCTGAAGGTTTATTGCTGACGTTCGCTAAGTGTTGTCACCCAATTCCAGGTGATCACATTATTGCCCATGTATCCCCAGGTCGTGGCCTTGTGGTTCACCGCGAAACGTGTCCAAATGTTCGTGGCTACCAAAAAGAGCCAGACAAATACATGGCGGTGGAATGGTCTGACGATTACAGCCAAGAATTTACCGCAGAACTTCAAGTTGATCTTCAGAACCATCACGGGGCCTTAGCTGAGTTAACGAACGTCATCTCAAAAACAGGTTCTAACATTCACGGCATCTCAACCGAAGAACGTGATGGACGCTTGTATACTGTGACTATCTTGCTGACCACCAAAGATCGTGTTCACCTTGCCAGCATTATGAAGAAGCTACGTGTAATGCCACACGCACTGAAAGTTAGACGTCGTAAGAATTAA
- the rpoZ gene encoding DNA-directed RNA polymerase subunit omega, whose amino-acid sequence MARVTVQDAVEKVGNRFDLVLIAARRARQMQTGGKDSLVPEENDKPTVIALREIEDGLITKDVLDARERQEQQEQEAAELAAVSSIAHTR is encoded by the coding sequence ATGGCACGCGTAACTGTTCAAGACGCTGTTGAAAAAGTTGGCAACCGTTTCGACCTAGTTCTTATTGCGGCTCGCCGCGCACGTCAAATGCAAACTGGCGGTAAAGATTCACTAGTGCCTGAAGAAAACGATAAGCCAACGGTTATCGCTCTTCGCGAAATCGAAGACGGTCTTATCACTAAAGACGTGCTAGATGCTCGTGAGCGTCAAGAGCAACAAGAGCAAGAAGCGGCTGAACTAGCAGCAGTAAGCAGCATCGCTCACACTCGTTAG
- the gmk gene encoding guanylate kinase, producing MGKGTLYIVSAPSGAGKSSLISAMLETNPTYAMKVSVSHTTRGMRPGEENGVHYHFVEKHHFEDLINKGEFLEYAEVFGNYYGTSRVWIEENLNRGIDVFLDIDWQGARQIREQMPQAKSVFILPPSNGELERRLNVRGQDSDEVIAKRMSEAKSEISHYAEYDYVIVNDDFDAALMDFRAIIRAERLKEDKQAAKYSGMLTALLAE from the coding sequence ATGGGCAAAGGTACTCTTTACATCGTATCTGCACCTAGTGGCGCAGGTAAGTCGAGCTTGATCTCAGCAATGCTAGAAACCAATCCAACCTACGCAATGAAGGTATCTGTTTCGCACACCACTCGCGGTATGCGCCCTGGTGAAGAAAATGGTGTTCACTACCACTTCGTAGAGAAGCATCATTTTGAAGACCTTATTAATAAAGGTGAGTTCCTAGAGTACGCTGAAGTGTTCGGCAACTACTACGGTACTTCACGCGTTTGGATTGAAGAAAACCTAAACCGCGGTATCGATGTATTCCTAGATATCGACTGGCAAGGTGCTCGTCAGATCCGTGAACAAATGCCTCAAGCGAAGAGTGTCTTCATTCTTCCACCATCAAATGGTGAACTAGAGCGCCGTTTGAATGTTCGCGGTCAAGATAGCGACGAAGTTATTGCGAAACGCATGAGCGAAGCAAAGTCAGAGATTTCTCACTATGCAGAATATGATTATGTGATCGTGAATGATGACTTTGATGCAGCCCTAATGGACTTCAGAGCTATTATTCGTGCGGAGCGCTTAAAAGAAGATAAGCAAGCAGCGAAATACAGCGGCATGCTTACGGCTTTATTAGCGGAATAA